Proteins encoded together in one Quercus lobata isolate SW786 chromosome 3, ValleyOak3.0 Primary Assembly, whole genome shotgun sequence window:
- the LOC115978741 gene encoding E3 ubiquitin-protein ligase ATL6-like: MLFSSNPNRPIWTLIGILYICPEVMIKWAAAQPGPDSQYQYAKFSPSMAIIVVVLIAALFFMGFFSIYVRHCSQASSSSNSVRMRGLSRRAAAARGLDAAVIETFPTLVYSAVKGLKIGKGALECAVCLNEFEDDERLRLIPKCDHVFHPECIDAWLASHTTCPVCRANLVPEPGESVHRLVELDPPELDLEGQYDDGLESVHNREAEVEEVGEGEREKEKDEMLEVLNVNQTLKRNRTRGGGSRSNRVRKLLFPRSHSTGHSLVQPGENTDRFTLRLPVEVRKQVMNRQLNRATSMVLLPREGSSRLGYRNGGEESNRGKSYRRLEKLDPMVKSDRWVFTMAPPFLVRASSLRSPRVATNSGEGTSAQPVRPVGFVSDSARPPV; this comes from the coding sequence atgctCTTCAGCTCCAATCCCAACCGTCCGATCTGGACTCTGATCGGAATTCTTTATATATGTCCGGAGGTGATGATCAAATGGGCCGCGGCCCAGCCCGGCCCAGACTCTCAGTACCAGTACGCGAAGTTCAGCCCGTCGATGGCGATAATCGTGGTGGTGCTGATCGCCGCTCTTTTCTTCATGGGCTTTTTCTCGATCTACGTCCGCCACTGCTCTCAGGCCTCGTCCAGCTCCAACAGCGTCCGAATGAGAGGCCTCTCCCGACGCGCTGCCGCGGCGCGTGGGCTCGACGCGGCGGTCATCGAGACGTTCCCGACCTTGGTCTACTCCGCCGTCAAGGGGCTCAAGATCGGGAAGGGCGCGTTGGAGTGCGCGGTGTGTCTGAACGAGTTCGAGGACGACGAGAGGCTGCGCTTGATTCCGAAATGCGACCACGTGTTCCACCCCGAGTGCATCGACGCGTGGCTGGCTTCGCACACTACTTGCCCGGTTTGTCGGGCTAATCTCGTTCCCGAACCGGGCGAGTCGGTTCACCGGCTCGTCGAGCTGGACCCGCCCGAGTTGGACCTCGAGGGGCAATACGACGACGGTTTGGAGTCTGTGCACAACAGAGAGGCGGAAGTTGAGGAAgtgggagagggagagagagagaaagaaaaggatgaAATGTTGGAGGTTTTAAATGTGAATCAAACTTTGAAGAGGAACCGTACACGTGGCGGTGGATCTCGATCCAACCGTGTGCGGAAGTTGTTATTCCCGCGGTCCCACTCGACCGGACACTCCCTGGTCCAACCGGGTGAGAACACGGACCGGTTCACTCTACGGCTTCCGGTCGAAGTGAGGAAGCAAGTAATGAACCGGCAGTTGAACCGGGCCACGAGCATGGTTTTGTTGCCGAGGGAAGGGAGTTCGAGGCTAGGGTATCGAAATGGTGGAGAGGAGAGTAATCGAGGGAAGAGTTATAGGCGGCTCGAGAAATTGGACCCGATGGTTAAGTCGGACCGCTGGGTGTTTACCATGGCACCACCATTCTTAGTGAGGGCATCATCATTGAGGTCACCAAGAGTGGCAACAAATAGTGGTGAAGGAACTTCGGCCCAACCAGTTAGACCAGTGGGGTTTGTAAGTGACTCGGCTCGACCCCCGGTTTAA